Part of the Dehalococcoidales bacterium genome is shown below.
GGGGGGCTTCCGGGACTGCTGCCTCAAGGGGGGCTATCAGGAAATCAGGACACCCACCCTTGAGTACCTGCACCTGTTTACTTCCACAGGGACGTTGACTCCGGGGAAACTGAGCAAGGTGTACTCCTTCCTCGACTGGGACGGCTGGAGCGGTGAGAGGGTGGTACTCCGGCCGGATGCCACCATCCCGGTGGCCAGGTCCTATATTGACTCACCGGGAGAGTCGGAGTTGGCCCGGCTCTTCTATGTGGCCAACATCTTCATCTTCGAGGAGACCGGCAAGGAGAACCGCGAGATATGGCAGTGCGGCGTGGAACTGATAGGTGCCGGCTCTACCGTGGCGGACGTGGAGCTGATAACCCTGGCCATGGACGTGCTCAAGAAACTCGGCCTCAAAGAGTTGGAGCTGAGGCTTTCCCACTCCGGTCTGATACGGGCGCTTCTCACCAGGTTCGGGCTGAGCCCACAGGAACAGGCATCGGTATTTGACCGGATTCTGGACGGCGACCAGACTGCACTTACCCGGCTGACGGCAAGGACACCGGAGCTGGGTGAAACGCTGACTCCCCTGCTCGACCTCAAGGGGCAATCGCCGGGGTTCCTCCGCAACCTGAAATCCCTGTTCAATCGGGACCTGCCCGAGTTCGAGCCTGCCCTGAATAACTTCATAGAAATAGTCGAGCTCCTGGAAACCCTGGGCTACGACTACCGGATTGACATCGCTTCGGGAAGGGGCTTCGAGTACTACACCGGCGTCATCTTTGAGATCGCAGCCGGTGACGAGAGGGTCGTCGGTGGCGGCAGGTACGATGACCTCATACCGCTGATGGGCGGCCGGCAGGTCCCGGCATCAGGTTTTGCTCTCGGCGTCGACCACCTGATGGACTTGATAACGCCGGAGGCCCTGGACGGGCAACTTCCGGAAAGAGTGCTCATCAGGTACGTAGAAGACCAGTCCGAAACGGTACGTGAGAGCTTCCGGGTCGCCAGGTGTCTTCGGGATGCCGGCTACGCCGCGGAACTCGACCTTGATGGGCAGGTACCCACCGACATGAAGTGGGTGGTTAACGTTCAGAGCCAGCCGCCACAGTTCGCAATTACCGACCTCACCAGTCAGAAAAGGTCTGAAGCTAACAGCGTCGATGAGGTTGTGGTGCTGCTGGGAGAAAAACGTGCCGGTTAGAATAGCGTTGCCCAAGGGCCGTCTCCTCGAGGAGACAGCAATCCTGCTCAAGCAGGCCGACTGGGGGCTGGGGGGATACAACCGGAGCATGCGCAGCTACCGCCTCGGGTCAAAGCGTTTCCCCGACCTTCAGGCCAAGGTCTTCAACGAGCGGGACATCCCCATCC
Proteins encoded:
- a CDS encoding ATP phosphoribosyltransferase regulatory subunit produces the protein MRVQRCKGTRDLSPGEMNRFRLIEGGFRDCCLKGGYQEIRTPTLEYLHLFTSTGTLTPGKLSKVYSFLDWDGWSGERVVLRPDATIPVARSYIDSPGESELARLFYVANIFIFEETGKENREIWQCGVELIGAGSTVADVELITLAMDVLKKLGLKELELRLSHSGLIRALLTRFGLSPQEQASVFDRILDGDQTALTRLTARTPELGETLTPLLDLKGQSPGFLRNLKSLFNRDLPEFEPALNNFIEIVELLETLGYDYRIDIASGRGFEYYTGVIFEIAAGDERVVGGGRYDDLIPLMGGRQVPASGFALGVDHLMDLITPEALDGQLPERVLIRYVEDQSETVRESFRVARCLRDAGYAAELDLDGQVPTDMKWVVNVQSQPPQFAITDLTSQKRSEANSVDEVVVLLGEKRAG